A window of Pseudomonadales bacterium genomic DNA:
ACAGCCAGCTCCACACCACCTCGTTTATAATTACCCTGTTTACCATAGGGTATGCGCGTTCCCTCAGGAAAAATTAATACCGGCATTTTTAACACTTGCAGCCTATGCAAACCAATGCGCAAAAGTTGCGAAAATGCTTTTCTACCTTTATGGCGGTCGATGGCAATCGGCTTGGTCATAGCAATGCCCCAACCAAAGCTCGGCATTAGCAATAAAGAGCGCTTCATGACCGTGCTAACCGGGTTTAATAAAATAAACAGAAAAAATGTTTCCCATGGACTTTGGTGC
This region includes:
- a CDS encoding 1-acyl-sn-glycerol-3-phosphate acyltransferase, whose translation is MAKKNKNAHLPEATFVSFLRSLLFYIISIPSILSGGIFLIPLFVLLPFKWRWFCLTRLLSLLILQAKYIAGINYKITGLDNLPNTPYVALCKHQSPWETFFLFILLNPVSTVMKRSLLLMPSFGWGIAMTKPIAIDRHKGRKAFSQLLRIGLHRLQVLKMPVLIFPEGTRIPYGKQGNYKRGGVELAV